The following coding sequences lie in one Anomaloglossus baeobatrachus isolate aAnoBae1 chromosome 7, aAnoBae1.hap1, whole genome shotgun sequence genomic window:
- the LOC142246145 gene encoding oncomodulin-like: protein MSSMLSDSQVQAALNECKEPGTFKAAKFFQTSKISNLTTPQVKEVFQMLDTNGDGSLDRDDVAGFLQKFSPCARSLTEEEICNFFAEGDPDNDGKIGACEFQDMVKPATK, encoded by the exons ATGTCTTCCATGCTAAGTGACTCTCAAGTCCAAGCCGCTCTCAACGAGTGCAAAG AACCTGGAACTTTTAAAGCAGCAAAGTTTTTCCAAACTTCTAAAATAAGTAACCTGACAACTCCACAAGTCAAAGAAGTCTTTCAGATGTTGGATACAAATGGGGATGGAAGTCTGGACAGAGATGATGTTGC TGGTTTCCTTCAAAAATTCAGTCCATGTGCAAGATCTTTAACAGAAGAGGAAATATGCAATTTCTTTGCTGAAGGTGACCCAGATAACGATGGGAAAATTGGAGCATGTG AATTCCAAGACATGGTAAAGCCGGCGACAAAATAA